The Erythrolamprus reginae isolate rEryReg1 chromosome 5, rEryReg1.hap1, whole genome shotgun sequence genome window below encodes:
- the LOC139168394 gene encoding tigger transposable element-derived protein 1-like, whose amino-acid sequence MAPKRGMRSGVGDAKMSRKMLTIKEKIELLDMLKAGRSNVDVGRHYGINESTVRYIRKDEKKIRQTSQITFNNAAKRMVTPRNKRLMKMEAALSVWVQDCRKKSIALDTNTIRTKAQQLYNRLEDTEGGDADEGNPDEGAGDSEDPQPSTSSASSAPATFTSSKGWFYKFQRRYGLKSVSLHGEAASADTGAAENFVQRTFKDLIAEGDYLPEQVFNMDETGLFWKRMPSRTFLMQDEAKAPGFKAMKDRVTLIMCGNAAGFLLKPGLIYKSRNPRALKNRNKNALPVYWMHNPKAWITKPLTRDWFHQCFIPQVQVYLAAKGLDFKVLLLMDNAGGHDDLAHEHDGVEVEFLPPNTTSLIQPMDQGIIRAFKALYTRNSLGSIVEAMDADENFTLKAYWRQYTIASCLKNIQSALMDMKSQTMNACWRKLWPEVVHYHRGFAPEEIQDAAVQNSVKLAQAMGGEGFDDMTPEEVNGLLDEHGLPLTDGDLEELTKSASEEEEEEVEAEEAEEEEDVGLTLERLAEVNRTAAHLQRMVELWDPNMTRSIHFKASLDNTIAPYRAMLAKQKKTRQQLPITMFVTKTKRSATPSPAASIVDMVIEEDPDLS is encoded by the exons atggcacctaaacgtggCATGCGGAGTGGAGTCGGGGACGCTAAAATGAGCAGGAAGATGCTCacaatcaaggagaaaattgaacttttggacatgctgaaagcgggacgttctaatgtagatgttggtcggcattatgggatcaacgaatcgactgtgcgatacatccggaaagacgaaaagaagataaggcaaacttctcagataacattcaacaatgctgcaaaaagaatggtgacgcctagaaacaaacgccttatgaagatggaagctgctttgtctgtgtgggtacaagactgccgcaaaaagagcattgctttggatacgaacactatacgaaccaaggcgcagcaattgtacaaccgtcttgaagacacagaaggaggcgatgcagatgagggaaacccag atgaaggggctggtgactctgaagacccccagccatcaacatcttctgcttcttcagccccagccacattcacatcaagcaaagggtggttttacaaatttcaacggcgctatggcctgaagagtgtgtcattgcacggagaagctgcctcagcagatacaggtgcagccgaaaactttgtccagcgcacgtttaaagatctaattgcagaaggggactaccttccagaacaggtgttcaacatggacgaaacaggcctgttctggaagaggatgccttcacggactttcttgatgcaagatgaagccaaagcccctggctttaaggccatgaaagatcgggtgactttgatcatgtgtgggaatgcagcaggatttttgctgaagccagggctaatttataagtcacgaaatccaagagccctcaagaacagaaataagaatgcattgccagtgtactggatgcataatcctaaagcatggattacaaaacccctcacgcgggactggtttcatcagtgcttcatcccacaggtgcaggtttatttggctgccaaaggactcgatttcaaagtgcttctcctaatggacaatgctggaggccatgatgacctggcacatgaacatgatggggtggaagtcgaattcttgccaccaaacaccacatcgcttatccagccgatggatcaaggtattatccgtgcatttaaggcactgtacacgcgcaattctcttggaagcatcgtggaagcaatggatgctgatgaaaacttcacattgaaggcctactggcgtcagtacacaattgcatcttgtctgaagaacattcagagtgccttaatggatatgaagtcacagacaatgaatgcctgctggaggaaattgtggccagaagtggtgcattatcacaggggatttgctcccgaagaaattcaagatgctgcagtccagaactctgtgaagctggcacaggcaatgggtggagaaggcttcgatgacatgacaccagaggaagtcaatggtttgcttgatgagcatggcctaccgctgacagacggagatctggaggagctgaccaagtcagcgagtgaagaagaggaggaagaagtggaagctgaagaagctgaggaagaagaagatgttggcctaacgcttgagcggcttgcagaagtgaacagaactgctgcacatctccaacgcatggtggaactttgggatcccaacatgactcgctctatacactttaaggcctcccttgacaacaccattgcaccatacagagccatgttagccaagcaaaagaaaacgcgccaacaactgcccataactatgtttgtcacgaaaaccaagaggtctgccacaccatcacctgcagcgtccattgtagacatggtgatagaagaagatcccgatttatcctag